One region of Ostrinia nubilalis chromosome 14, ilOstNubi1.1, whole genome shotgun sequence genomic DNA includes:
- the LOC135078237 gene encoding homeobox protein DBX1-B-like, with amino-acid sequence MTSLSGEVNTSKLKFSVESILGNVGSGEPRGAEAPRAQEPPCAGCVAALYRCCGDEPLLPLPLPLPYAHLHPALRPTTVYRLPLPTSSPPQQPPASRCDVTSSGKRKRSWSRAVFSNLQRKGLERRFQIQKYITKPDRRQLAATLGLTDAQVKVWFQNRRMKWRHTKEGRGGAGGPPLPRAPDEDDNEHVDVDTLSD; translated from the exons ATGACGTCGTTGAGTGGTGAAGTGAACACGAGCAAGTTGAAGTTTAGCGTGGAGAGTATCCTGGGGAACGTTGGGTCGGGGGAGCCCAGGGGGGCGGAGGCGCCGCGGGCGCAGGAGCCGCCGTGCGCTGGTTGCGTGGCGGCGCTGTACCGCTGCTGTGGGGATGAACCGCTGCTGCCGCTGCCGCTGCCCCTGCCCTATGCGCATTTGCACCCTGCCTTGAGGCCTACGACCG TTTACCGGCTACCCCTACCCACATCGTCGCCACCTCAGCAACCCCCAGCATCACGATGTGACGTCACTTCGAGCGGCAAGCGCAAACGCTCGTGGTCTCGAGCGGTCTTCAGCAACCTGCAGAGGAAAGGGCTGGAGAGGCGCTTCCAAATACAGAAGTACATCACTAAGCCGGACCGGAGGCAGTTGGCGGCGACCTTAGGACTCACTGATGCTCAA GTCAAGGTGTGGTTCCAGAATCGTCGCATGAAATGGCGGCATACAAAGGAGGGCCGCGGTGGCGCGGGAGGACCGCCATTACCGCGCGCGCCCGACGAAGACGACAACGAACACGTCGACGTAGATACGCTTAGCGATTGA